One Anaerolineales bacterium genomic window carries:
- the efp gene encoding elongation factor P produces the protein MIDVNDLRKGVTFEFDGNLYKVLEYSHNKPGRGNATIRTKLRNLRSGAVIERTFTSGERVPDVRLDYHVVQFLYLDGDLFHFMDTETYDQPVLNRSVLGDAVDFLKEGQEVKLTFYGPEPLDVELPTAVELKVVEAEFAVRGDTATGATKSVVTETGLKVQVPLFVENGATIRVDTRTGQYLTRV, from the coding sequence GTGATCGATGTCAATGATCTGCGCAAAGGCGTGACCTTCGAATTCGACGGGAACCTGTACAAGGTCCTCGAGTACTCTCATAACAAGCCGGGCCGCGGCAACGCCACCATTCGCACAAAGCTCCGCAACCTGCGCAGCGGCGCCGTGATCGAGCGCACGTTCACCTCAGGCGAGCGCGTGCCCGATGTCCGGCTTGACTACCACGTGGTTCAGTTCCTGTACTTGGACGGCGATCTGTTCCACTTCATGGACACCGAGACCTACGACCAGCCCGTGCTCAACCGCTCGGTCCTCGGCGATGCCGTGGATTTCCTCAAGGAGGGGCAGGAAGTCAAGCTCACCTTCTATGGGCCCGAACCGCTGGATGTCGAGCTCCCGACCGCCGTCGAGTTGAAGGTAGTGGAGGCCGAGTTCGCCGTCAGGGGGGACACCGCCACCGGAGCCACAAAAAGCGTTGTGACCGAGACCGGGTTGAAGGTGCAGGTTCCGCTGTTCGTCGAGAACGGCGCCACAATCCGCGTGGACACCCGAACCGGCCAGTACCTGACCCGGGTCTAG
- a CDS encoding HAD family hydrolase has protein sequence MIQAVLFDLDDTLLSNDMDRFLPAYLQSLSRELADVIPPERLAPELMRGTQAMLANRDPEKTLQQAFAEGFYPAVGQTEQALAPRFEAFYRGRFDELRSLTSPRPEALAVIQSVISGARSVAVATNPMMPGIAVAARLRWAGVSPEVVPFALIASYERFHFAKPDPAFFSELTAQLGLAPHEAAMVGNSASDDIQPAARLGIPAFLVDGEAVDGGFAGGLRDVPAWVESLDGVPPRSVTEASALEARLRGHL, from the coding sequence GTGATCCAGGCCGTGTTGTTCGATCTGGACGACACCCTGCTGTCCAACGACATGGACCGGTTCCTGCCTGCCTACCTTCAGTCGCTCTCCCGCGAGCTGGCGGATGTGATTCCTCCCGAGCGCCTTGCGCCCGAGTTGATGCGGGGAACGCAAGCGATGCTTGCCAACCGTGATCCGGAGAAGACCCTGCAGCAGGCCTTCGCCGAAGGCTTCTACCCGGCTGTGGGCCAGACCGAGCAAGCTCTCGCCCCGCGCTTCGAAGCCTTCTACCGAGGCCGATTTGATGAGCTGCGATCGTTGACTTCCCCTCGCCCCGAAGCCCTGGCCGTCATCCAGTCGGTCATCTCCGGGGCCCGTTCGGTGGCCGTGGCCACCAACCCCATGATGCCGGGCATCGCCGTCGCAGCCCGCCTGCGCTGGGCCGGAGTCTCCCCCGAGGTCGTCCCGTTCGCCCTGATCGCCAGCTATGAGCGCTTCCACTTCGCCAAGCCCGACCCAGCCTTCTTCTCTGAGCTGACTGCCCAGCTGGGCCTGGCGCCGCACGAAGCTGCGATGGTCGGCAATTCGGCGTCGGATGACATTCAACCGGCCGCCCGTCTCGGAATTCCCGCTTTCCTGGTGGACGGGGAGGCGGTGGACGGAGGCTTTGCCGGAGGCCTGCGGGACGTTCCAGCTTGGGTCGAGTCGCTGGACGGCGTGCCACCGAGGTCGGTAACCGAGGCATCGGCACTCGAGGCCAGGCTGCGTGGCCATCT